From Nitrososphaerales archaeon:
TCGATGACACCCTCCCTCCCCAGACCTACAGACGCGGTCACCCTCGAGGGCCTACCGAAGGTAAAGTCGCCCAGACTTATTACAGAGAGGGCATTCACTTGGCCGATCTTCTCACCCTGTGTATCTATCAATATCAAACCCCTCTCGATCATCTCTCTAATCTTTTGCTGTAGAAGGTTCGATCGGTAGACCTTCTCTTCAATCGCTCTTTTTATATGAATATCCTTGATGTATTTAGAGCCATCTTGAGCAGCGTAGAAGTTGGCTTCCCTTAGGAGATCCGCTACATCTGCAAATCTTGTCGACAGCTTCATTTTATCACTCGCAAGTCGTGAACCGTACTCTACAACCTTTGCTATTGCAGAGGATTCGAGGTGGCGCAACCCCTCCTTTCTGCATAAAGTACAGATGAATGAAGCGTACTTCTTGATATTCTCATCATTTCGCTCTATCGTAGTATCGAACTCAGCCTTTACTTTAAAGAGCTCTCTAAAGTCTGGATCATAGATGTAGAGGAGATGGTATAGCAGGGGGCTTCCCACCAGGATCACTTTAACGTTAAGGGGTATCGGTTGTGGAGTTAGACTCTTTGTGGAGATGAAGCCCAGCCTTTCGCCAGCCTCTTCGATCGTGATATATCCATTCTTCAGAGTCCTTTTCAAACCATCGTATGAGAAGAGGTTCTTCAAAACCTCTTCTATCGAAAGAACGAGGAAGCCACCATTGGCTCTATGTAAGGAGCCGCCTTTGATCAAGGTAAAGTCCGTGGTGAATGTACCGAATTGTGCCTCTTTCTCAATCCTACCGAAGAGGTTGTTGTAAGTGGGATTGTCCTCAAAGACCACGGGCGCACCCTTCAATTCCGAATTATCTACAATGATATTTACTTCATACCTTCTAAAGGGCAATTCCCTCATCCAGGGTGGAACCGTTGCTTGAGCTTGTGAAGCTTCGGTCGTTCTTGAGAATAGTTCGATATTCTCCAAAATATCGTTTCTAAGGTCGTTCAGATACGATCGGACTTCTGGTATCCCTTCATACTTTTGAAGGAGTGTGCCAATGAGAAAGCCAAGGGCGTATTGAATGGTATCATTCGTAAGCCTTCTTAACTCCTCTCTCGTCCTTCTATCGAACTCTGCCATCTGCCTCAAGATCTCGTTGAGTCTGCCCTCCAACCTCTCTCTATTCTTATCGAACTCCCTCCTCAACTCCAAGGGTAGTAGTAGATACTCTTGGTTGGTGATAGGTCTGCCTGCGAAGATCGGTATCATCACTATACCCATGGGCGTAAGTTGTATTGCGAAGTTTGAGCGTTGTGCTTCTTCACGAAACTCACTCAAAAGCTTCTCTTTATGCTCCTCCGCGGCCTTGATCAACTGTTCACGCTTAGAGATGTATTCATCACTTTGAAGTATCTTTGGTATCGCTCGCTTCGCTTCATCGATAAAGTTTTTAATATCTCTCTGAAACTCTCTTGCCATGCCGGCGGGTAACTTTATCGCTTTGGGCTCGTATGGGTTTTTGAAATTGTTAACGTAGACCCAATCGGGAGGTGTAGGTTTGGTCTTGGCGATCTCCTCGAGAAAACTTCTTATCGCCGTAACCTTCCCCGTTCCCGGAATACCAGCTACATATATATTGAAGCCCTTAGAATCCATTTCGAGCCCGAATTTTAAAGCCCGAAGGGCACGCTCCTGCCCAATGATTTCTTCTGTAGGTGTGAGCTCCTCAGTCGTGCCACAGGTAAGCACCCCTAGTTTACACTCTGCCTTTAATTCCTCAGGAGGAAGTTCTCTAAATGGCATGGTAGTTATTATAAGAAAGTGAAGATTAATAATCTTTTGTTAAATTTTAAATGTTTGAAAGAAGCCTCTTCGGATTGGATAGGGGTAGCGATTCCGCACCTTTATAATACTCAAGCTTCTCCCATACGTTCATAGGGTGGGCTTCTTCTATAGAGAAGGTCTCGAACCGATCAGGCCTTAGGGGCAAGGATACCAGACCCGTCTTGTAATGTATAGAATATGGTGCACGAACATCTCCCATAGGCTTTAATGCCGACCAATCGATCAGGATTTGATGGGCCCTCTCTCTTTTATGGGCGACTGTCGAGGTGGTGATCGCCCGATCCTTTCGAATGAAATCTGGGAAGAGTGATTGTAATTCACCGATTTTACTCTGAAGCCTCTCTTCTAACTTCTTCTGCAGAATTATCGCCACTTCACGATACGCTTTAAATACATCACCCTTGAGCCTTAGATCGCTATTATCGAATCGTGCCCAGATCTGGAAGCCTCTCGAACCACTGAATTTGATCATCGGATGAATATCATGCTCAAATAATAGCTCGACGAGCTCGTAAGTAACCCTTTTGATGAATTGAAAAGCTCTTTCACCCTTTAAAATCTCTTCTCCTGCATCGATATCCACGACGAAGGTATCGGGCTCATTCGAATCGAGTCTATGCACATAAGGTATAAAATCGACACAGTGATCGAATACGTACTGCATCAACCGCTCTTCAGAGTCGATCATGAGAAATACCGGCTTCGGTTTATACTTAACGTATCTTATGAATATCACATCTAAGCCATGTATAGGATCATCTTTACCGGAGAATACTTTGACCGCTGATACAGCCCTATCTTTAAGAAAGGGCAGAATAAGTTTTGCTACACGTGGATAGTGCATCTTTGCGAGCCACACTAATCTATAGGAGCGGTTGAGCCGATCATGAAAATCCTTTACAAGCTTTCCAACATATTCATCGATACTGTGCTCGGGAGCATAATCTCCATTTACCTTACGTATCAACCCTTTCTTTAGAAGGTTATCGAGCGCACCTTCGAGCTCCTCTCTCTCGATCCTTCTCTTCTCAGCAAACTCTACATCTCTTCGAACTTTATCGAATATATGCTCGAATGTGACGGCTTTACCTTCCTCCTTTATGGCTAAGAGAAGGGCTATTCTATCTTCAAGGGTCACCATCGTTTATTACACCGCTCTTGATGTGAAATGGTGCCTCGGACAAATGCCTTTACATCATATGTCAGTTTAACTCTGAGTCTTCATCGGCACCCATACTTAGGTTGATCGGAGCTTTAAAGTTTGTTCTACCCGATAAATTCCATCTTTCAGAAAACCCTTTATCTTATATGGGCTACAATCTATGCTCCTTGAACGCGGCCTCCGCTACCGACCTCGCTAGTGCTTTAGCCCTTTCGAGATCTTCAGGATAAGGGCTGCCTTTAACCTCCACAGGGTTCCCTACACGCTTAAAGCCCAACGTATCGAGCCTTTCGACCAAATTCTTAACACCTCCACCAGCCCATGCAAAGGTTCCGAAGACCCCCACAAACCTATCTGTGAGCTTCTTCAACTCCAGAAGGTTTATGAAATACTTGACTGGGGGGAATATATCGTACTCATAGGTGGGTGTGCCGATGATCAGGGCTGGGGCATCTATCACCTCCTCTAACATCTTTATGGGAGTCGCTTCTACCAGATTGAGGATCGTTGCCTCGCCTCCAGCCTCCCTAACACCATCAGCCAACGCATCCACAAATTTGGAGGTAGATCCGTACATGGAGCCGAAGGCGATAACTACCCTTTTGGTGTAATTAGGCTTGCTCCAAGAGAGCCATAAATTCATAACTTCTTTTACATACGTTGTATAGACCGGGCCATGGCTTGGTGCCAATACTCTTATCCTCAAGCCCAATGAGTCGAACTTCTCTACAGCTTTAACCACGTAATCTCTATACTTGCTGAAGACCCCTGCGAAGTATCCCTTCAGAGCGCTACCGTAGATGTATTGCTTAATATCTTTAATATCGGTATCTAAGATCGCACCTTCGGGTAGTTGTTTGAACGATCCGCAGAGATCACAGCTGAATAGAACCCCCTCTTCTACCAGATAGCTACTCATCGTCTCCGGCCAATGGAGGAATGGTGTCTGAATAAATCTGAGTGTCTTGCCTCCCAGATCTATCGTAGTATCGTCACCTCTGACGATCATACTCTTGGGTTCGATGTGGTATAGCGCTTTGATCATCGCCAAAGCACCGGGTGTGAATATAACTTTCGCTTCACGCATTACATCTAAAATCTTCGGTACCGCACCCGTATGGTCGGGCTCCATATGGTTGATGACGATGTAATCGATCTTCGATGGGTCGACGATCTGTCCTATCTTGCTCAGATGTTCATCCACGAACTTTTCTCCCACCGAATCGATCAATACGACCTTTTCAGAACCTAAGACTAAGTAGGAGTTGTAAGAAACCCCTTCATCTATATCCCAGAGGCCTTCGAAGAGCCTCGCATCAGGATCGTTGACCCCGACCCAATAGACACTCTCGGTAATCTTTAATGGCTTAGCCATAATTATCACGTAGCTATTGATGTGGCGATGAATTTAACATTTACTATAATGTATATTGTGTAAAAAGGTCTTCAAGTGGGGATAGTATGAGATAACTGATATGAAGAATTCGAATAAAACTTAGATCCAGTAGAAGGTGGAATTGTATCCTATCCTAAGAAGTGTTCATCTGATCGAGTATAATCTTCGCCCTCTCTATAGCTTTCGCTATATATGACTTATTTACTTCGAGATCCTTCATCCTATTAAGAAAGGTTTTAAGCTCATTATAAATATCCTTCAACTGCCGATCCCTTACTTCATCACTTATAGCCATCTCCCCCTGTAGCTTTACTCCACCCTCCATGAACCCTTCGGGAAAGTACCAATTCTTGAATCCTGTAAAGCCCAATCTGAATAACTTGTACCCTAAACGGCTCACAACTATTGGAAGGTCAGCATCGAGCTGCCTCTTCGTTTCTTCATCATTGTAGTATTCAACGTAGATGAAGCCTCCCGGACCGATCGCTTTTGAAAAGTTCGATAGTAAAGTATCCTCGAAGATGGAATCAAAATACTCAAAGGCCCATTCATTCAATCTAATCACACTATTGATTTCGAAGAATTCTACCCAAGGTCGAAAGTAGGGCTTCCTACCGTAAAAGACCTTAACGTATAGAAGAAAGGCTTCTTCACCACCTTTATTACTTCGTATGTATACATCTAAGTTTACCTCCTCTCTAAACCTCCCCTTAAAGGATCTTTTTGCATATATCGTAAAGCTATTTACCATGATACCTTTGATCACAGCCTTAACAGCATTCTCTAACATCCTACCAGCAACGGTTAATTACATCAATAGATAAAGGTATCGCTAGCTATATCTTCTGTGAATAGAGATGGCGAAGAGGTTTCAACATACAGATAGGAATGTGAAGAATGGGTTTAGAAATGTATTCGCACTGGGCTTTGTCAGTTTCTTTACAGACTTCTCGACCGAGATGATCCAGGGAATTCTTCCCATATTCATCATCAAAGAATTGAATGGTACGAAGATGATCCTCGGATTGATAGAGGGGCTTGGAGAGGCCATCAATTACGTAATGAGAATGTTATCCGGTATCGTATCTGATAGGTTGGGTAAGAGGAAGGTGCTCATCGCGATAGGTTACGGGCTCTCCACAATCTCTAAACCCTTCTTCGCTATTTCACAAATGTGGAGCGATGCCCTTCTGATAAGGGTGAGTGATCGTGGCGGTAAAGGTCTGAGGACGGCACCACGTGATGCCCTGCTCAGCGAATCGATAGGCGATAGGGATATCAGCAAGGCCTTTGGTATACACCGGTCACTCGATCAATTGGGCGCTATAGTGGGCCCCCTCGTAACCTTTATACTGATACCACTCTTCACTTTAAGGACGATCTTCTGGCTCTCCTTCATTCCAGGCTTCATCGCAGTATCGATCTTGTTGCTCTTCGTAAAGGA
This genomic window contains:
- a CDS encoding AAA family ATPase, producing the protein MLTCGTTEELTPTEEIIGQERALRALKFGLEMDSKGFNIYVAGIPGTGKVTAIRSFLEEIAKTKPTPPDWVYVNNFKNPYEPKAIKLPAGMAREFQRDIKNFIDEAKRAIPKILQSDEYISKREQLIKAAEEHKEKLLSEFREEAQRSNFAIQLTPMGIVMIPIFAGRPITNQEYLLLPLELRREFDKNRERLEGRLNEILRQMAEFDRRTREELRRLTNDTIQYALGFLIGTLLQKYEGIPEVRSYLNDLRNDILENIELFSRTTEASQAQATVPPWMRELPFRRYEVNIIVDNSELKGAPVVFEDNPTYNNLFGRIEKEAQFGTFTTDFTLIKGGSLHRANGGFLVLSIEEVLKNLFSYDGLKRTLKNGYITIEEAGERLGFISTKSLTPQPIPLNVKVILVGSPLLYHLLYIYDPDFRELFKVKAEFDTTIERNDENIKKYASFICTLCRKEGLRHLESSAIAKVVEYGSRLASDKMKLSTRFADVADLLREANFYAAQDGSKYIKDIHIKRAIEEKVYRSNLLQQKIREMIERGLILIDTQGEKIGQVNALSVISLGDFTFGRPSRVTASVGLGREGVIDIEREAKMGGPIHTKGVLILGGYLTNKYARDKPISLSARLVFEQSYEGVEGDSASSTELYAILSALAELPIKQNLAVTGSVNQKGEVQAVGGINEKIEGFFEVCKAKGLKGNEGVIIPESNVQNLMLKDEVIEAVRAGKFHIYAVKTIDEGIELLTGVKAGERMANGEFEPGTVNYRVDKRLREMAETLAKFAEVPVVGKGSRSDVE
- a CDS encoding FprA family A-type flavoprotein, with product MAKPLKITESVYWVGVNDPDARLFEGLWDIDEGVSYNSYLVLGSEKVVLIDSVGEKFVDEHLSKIGQIVDPSKIDYIVINHMEPDHTGAVPKILDVMREAKVIFTPGALAMIKALYHIEPKSMIVRGDDTTIDLGGKTLRFIQTPFLHWPETMSSYLVEEGVLFSCDLCGSFKQLPEGAILDTDIKDIKQYIYGSALKGYFAGVFSKYRDYVVKAVEKFDSLGLRIRVLAPSHGPVYTTYVKEVMNLWLSWSKPNYTKRVVIAFGSMYGSTSKFVDALADGVREAGGEATILNLVEATPIKMLEEVIDAPALIIGTPTYEYDIFPPVKYFINLLELKKLTDRFVGVFGTFAWAGGGVKNLVERLDTLGFKRVGNPVEVKGSPYPEDLERAKALARSVAEAAFKEHRL
- a CDS encoding DUF1122 family protein: MLENAVKAVIKGIMVNSFTIYAKRSFKGRFREEVNLDVYIRSNKGGEEAFLLYVKVFYGRKPYFRPWVEFFEINSVIRLNEWAFEYFDSIFEDTLLSNFSKAIGPGGFIYVEYYNDEETKRQLDADLPIVVSRLGYKLFRLGFTGFKNWYFPEGFMEGGVKLQGEMAISDEVRDRQLKDIYNELKTFLNRMKDLEVNKSYIAKAIERAKIILDQMNTS